Genomic segment of Mycobacteriales bacterium:
GAACGCGTGATGGCGCCGGTGGGCGGCCACCCAACCGATCACGTCGCCCTCGAAGCTCATCGAACCGGCGACCGCCAGCGCCCACCGCAGGGCCGGGACGGCCGTGAAGCTGCGGTGCGTCAGGTAGCGGTGGAAACCCACCGTCACCCCGAGCCCGGTGATCACGTAGAGGGCGGCTGCCAGCACGAGGTCCGTGGTGTTGACCCCGGCCCCCCAGAGCCACCACACCGCCACGCCGAGCCCGACCAGCGGTCCGACGACGAGCAGGACGGTGATCCCGACCTGGAGGCGCTGGGCGAAGCTGCGACGGACGCATCCGGGGTCCGGGAACGGTCGATCCGACGAGTACTGCCCGCGGGGCATGAGCTCCGCCGGTCTGGGTTCGACATCGACGACCATCGCGCACGCACCTTCGACTCCGAGCGGGAGTCCACGGCGCACAGTCGGGACCTGGACCTTCTTGCTTGCTTCCTTGAAGGTAGACCCGGACCTACCGGCGGGCAAGTCGCGCCCGGTCAGCCCTTCGCGTAGTCGGCCATCCCCTGCCAGTCGAGCAGGATGCACGGCTCGTCTCCGTCGACCCAGGCATCGTGACCGGGGCCGACGATCTGAACGTCGCCCGGCCCGAACGATTCCGTAGTGCCGTCGTCCATCCGCACCGTCATCGCGCCCGAGATGACGAACCCGGCGTGCGCCACCTCACACGACTCCGTGCCGGCCACCGGCTTCACGTGCTGCGACCAGCGCCAGCCGGGCTGGAAAGTCGCCCGCCCCACCACGCCCCGGTCGGTCTCGACGAGCTCGACCTGACCACTGCCACCCTCGAACCGTCTCGTCTCCCCGGAATCGATCGGCACCCGCTGAACACCTGCAGACATGCTGTCTCCCCTCGTCGGTCGGTCCGCCGAGTCTGGCCTCGGCGACGCCCCGCTGTCCAGGCCGCTTTCTCGACGGATTCAGGGTCAGGTGCCAGGGTTGGGTGCCACCACGAAGGAGAACCACGTTGACTCAGGACGAGCGCCTGACGGTGGCGATGCTGTCCGCCGAGCGGCGCCGGCTCGCCGAGGCCGCGATCGGCTTCATGCCGCCGGTCGAAGGGCTGGCCCTGTATGCCGCGGCGCACCGGGCGCCGGCCGGCCTGCTGCTCGAGGTCGGCTCGTACTGCGGGAAGTCCGCGGTCTACCTGGGGTCGGCGGCGGCCGAGCGCGGCGGGTTGCTCGTCACGGTCGACCACCACCGGGGGTCCGAGGAGAACCAGCCCGGCTGGGAGCACCACGACCCGTCCCTGGTGGACCCGCGGGTGGGTCGGATGGACACGCTGCCGTTCCTGCGGGCGACGCTGCACGATGCCGGACTCGAGGAGCACGTGGTCACCGTGGTGGCGCGCTCGTCGACGCTGTCCCGGCTCTGGGGCACGCCGCTCGCCTTCCTGTTCATCGACGGCGGGCATTCCGAGGCCGAGGCGAACACCGACTACGAACAGTGGTCCGGCTGGGTGATGCCCGGCGGCCGGCTCGCCATTCACGACGTCTTCCCGGACCCGGCCGACGGCGGACAGGCTCCGTTCGGCATCTACTGCCGGGCGCTGGACAGCGGTCGGTTCGTCGACGAGGAGCAGACCGGATCGCTAAGGGTGCTCCGCCGGGTTTCCGACGGCGTCGGCTGACCGGCGCGAACACCCGCAGCTGTCCGACTCGATCCGGATCGGTTCGGGCAGGTCGTTCGCCCGGAACACCCCGCTGCCGGGCGTGGTCCCCGACAGCGCGTCCACCGCGAGAATGACCGCCGCCGCGGTCCACGTGCTCTGCTCGGCCGGCCAGCGCACGTCGTTGTCGACCACGTAGCCGGTCCAGTACGAGCCGTCGTCCGCCCGCAGATGCTGCATCGAGGCCAGCAGGTCGCGGGCCCGGTCCGCCTGACCGAGCGCGTCGACGGCGAGTGCCAGCTCGCAGGTCTCCGCGCCGGTCACCCACGGCCGGTCGGCGACGCAGCGCGCCCCGAGATCGGGGTAGACGAACTCGGACCAGCGCCCGTCGATCCGGGCCCGACCGGCCGGTCCGCGAACGACCCCGCCGAGCACCGGGTAGTACCAGTCCATGGAGAACAGCGACTTGTCGAGGAACGCCTCGGGGTGCTCGGCGACGGTGTGTGCGAGCAGCCCGGCGGCCAGCTCCCAGTCGGGCCGTTCCTCCCCGACCAGCCGGGACACCGCGACCGCGGCGCGCAGGCTCTGGTGCAGGCTCGAGCATCCGGTGAGCAAGGCGTCGCTGACCGGATCGCCCGCCTCGTCGCGGCGCCACCCGATCTCCCCACCGGGACCCTGAAGGTCGACGACGTAGTCCACCGCCCGGCGCAGCGTCGGCCACAGCTGCCGGACGAGCGCCTCGTCGCCAGTGACCTGGCGGTAGTGCCACAAGCCGACCGCGAGATAGCCGCACTGGTTCGTCTCGCCCCCGGCATCCTCGACCACGCCGGCGCGGACCCGGGCGGGCCAGGAGCCGTTTGCTCGTTGAGTGGAATGAAGCCAGGCATAGGCCCGGCGAGCTTCCTCGATCCGCCCGGCGGCGGTCAGCGCCATCGCGCACTCGATGTGATCCCAGGGATCGACGTGACCGCCGGTGAACCACGGGATCGCGCCGGACGGCTCCTGGACGGCGGCGATGGTCGCGGCGGTGTCCGCGACCTGCGCGGCGGTGAGCAGCCCGGGCAGGGATGGGACGTCAGGCCGCACGCCCCGCCCCTTCCGGCTTGCGCAAGTAGACGACCAGCGACTTGCCGAGGATCGGGTTGAGCGCCCGCTCGGTGGTCCGCGTGATCCAGGGCCGGCGCACGATGTCCCAGACCAGCAGCCGATGGTAGAGCCGCGCCAGGGCGTGGTCGCGATCGACGCCGACCGCGCACTTCACCCACCAGTACGGCGAGTGCAGGGCGTGCGCGTGGTGCCGGGCGTAGCCGACCAGGCCGGTCGCGGTGAGTCGTCGGCGCAAGGTGCGCCGGGTGTAGATCCGGACGTGACCGCCCTCGACCCGGTGATACTGCTCGGAGAGGGCCCAGCACACCCGCTCCGGGAACCAGCGCGGGACGGTGACAGCCACCAGGCCGCCCTCGCGCAGCACCCGGAACAGCTCGCGCATCGCAACCTCGTCGTCGTGGATGTGCTCGAGCACCTCCGCGGCGATGATCCGGTCGAAGCTGGCCGTTGCGAACGGCAGGCGCCGGGCGTCCGCGCACACCGTCGTGGCCCGAGCCTCCGGTGGCACCTCGCCGGCCAGCCGCATGGCCGCGAACATCGTCGCGACTTCGGCGAGGCCGGCCGGGTCGTGGTCGCAGGCGACAACATCGGCCCCGTGCCGCAACGCCGCGAAGGCGTGCCGGCCATTGCCGCTGCCGAGGTCGAGGACGTTCTCGCCCGCGCGCAGCGGCAGCCTGTTGAAGTCGACGGTCAGCATGCGCCGTCCAGAGCGGCTTCCGCGTTTCGTGCGCCCCGGCCCTCGTGGCGCGCCGCCGCGGACGCGATGGCGGCCGCGTAGCACTCCGCGGTAGCCAGGGCGATGCTGCGCCAGGAATACAGCTCATGAACCCGGTCCCGCCCCGCCGTGCCGAGCCGGGCGCGGGCCGCCGGATCGTCGAGCAGATCGCCGATCGCGGCCGCCAGCGCCTCCGGGTCCGCCGGTGGCACGAGCCGCGCGCAGTCCCCGACCACCTCGGGCAGCGCACCGGCCGCGGTCGCGACCAGCGCGGTGCCGCAGGCGAGCATCTCGATCGCGGGCAGCGAGAACCCTTCGTACAGCGACGGCACCACGGCCACCTCGGCGGAGGCGAGCAGGCAGGCAAGCTCGGTGTCGGACAGCCCGGAGACGAAGTCGACCGCGTCGGTGAGGCCGAGCTCCGCGACCAGGCGCTCGGTGCGTCCGCCGCGGCGGGGATGCCCGACCAGGGTGAGTCGGACGTCGCGTTCGGTCCGCAATTTGGCCAGCGCCTCGAGCAGGCTGGCCGTGCCCTTGAGCGGCACATCCGCACTCGCCATGGCGACCACCCGGCCCGGGACGCGCTCACCGGCAGCGGCCGGCGTGAACACGTCGGTGTCGACCCCGACCGGGACGATCCGCATCCGCTGCTCGTCGATTCCGAAGTCCCGGGCCAGGTCCCGGCGCGAGTTCTCGGACACCGTGATGACGTGGTCGATGCGGCGGGCGACGCGACGCTGCATCCGGACGAAGCCGTACCAGCGCCGGGTGGTGATCCGCTTCAACCGGGTCGCCACCGCAAGCTCGTGCCGACGGTCGACGGTGATCGGGTGATGGATCGTCGCGACCACCGGAAGGCCCCGCCGGCGGATCCGCAACAGCCCGTAACCCAGGCACTGGTTGTCGTGGACGACGTCGAAGTCGCCGGCCCGTCGGACCAGCTCGCGCGCCGCCCGCAGGCTGAACGTCAGCGGCTCGGGGAAACCGGCGGTCCACATCGTCGCGACCTCGAGGACGTCGATGAGGTCCCGGAACTCGCGCGGGTGCGGCACCCGGAACGGGTCCGGCTCGCGGTAGAGGTCGAGGCTCGGGACCGGGGTCAGCGTGACCCCCGGGTCGAGGATCGGATACGGCTGGCCGGAGAACACCTCGACCCGGTGGCCGAGCCGGACCAGCTCGCGGCTGAGGTAGCGCAGGTAGATGCCCTGGCCGCCGCAGTGCGGCTTGCTCCGGTAGGACAGCAGAGCGATCCGAAGCCCCGGCACGCTCAAGCCGTCAGCTCAGCTCGAGGATCGTCGTGTTCGCCATCCCGCCGCCCTCGCACATCGTCTGCAAGCCGTAGCGGATCCCGCACCGGCGCATCTCGTGCACGAGCGTGGTCATCAGCCGGGCACCGGTCGCGCCGAGCGGGTGCCCGAGCGCGATCGCGCCGCCGTTGACGTTCGTCGCCTCCCAGCTCGCCCCGGTTTCCTCAAGCCAGGCGAGCACGACCGGGGCGAACGCCTCGTTGATCTCGTAGCGGCCGATCTCGTCGACGCCGAGGCCGGCCTTCTTCAGCGCCAGCTGGGTCGCCGGGATCGGTGCCGTGAGCATGAACACCGGATCGGCGCCGACGACCGTCATGGTGTGCACCCGGGCCAGCGGGGTCAGGCCGTGGCGGCGCACCGCCGCTTCGGACGCGACCACCAGCGCCGCCGCGCCGTCGGAGATCTGACTCGACACCGCCGCGGTCAGCCGGCCGCCATCGGTGATCGTCCGCAGCGCGGCCATCTTCTCCAGCGACGTGTCAGGTCGTGGGCCTTCGTCGCGGACCACCCCCGCGATCGGGGCGACCTCCGCCTCGAAAACGCCGGCGTCCCACGCGGCGAGCGCCCGCTGATGGCTCGCCAGCGCTAGCTCCTCCATCCGGGCGCGGGAGATGTCCCATCGCTCGGCGATGAGTTCGGCACCCCGGAACTGCGAGATCTCCTGCGTGCCGTACCGGTCGCGCCAGCCCACCCCGTCGAACGGCAGACCGAGCCCGTTCTGCGCGCCGAGGATGCCGGGACTCGCGAGCGGCACCAGGCTCATGACCTCCACCCCGCCGGCCACGACGAGGTCCTGCACCCCGGACATCACCGCCTGCGCGGCGAAGTGCACCGCCTGCTGCGAGGACCCGCACTGGCGGTCGATCGTCGTCCCCGGGACCTCCTCCGGGAAACCCGCGGAGAGCCAGGCGGTGCGCGCGATGTTGCCGAACTGCGCCCCGGCCTGGTCGACGCAGCCGAAGATGACGTCCTCGACGGCGCCCGGATCGACCCCGGCCCGATCGACCGCCGCCTTCAGGACGTGCGCCCCGAGGTCCGCCGGGTGCACCTCGGCGAGGCCACCACCCTTGCGACCTACCGGCGACCGCACCGCCGAGACGATGAAAGCATCCGCCACGACCGCTCCTCCGCTCCCCGTCCTGTGCCCGCCCAGTCTCGTGTACGCGCCCGCGCGGGACGCCACCGGGGCGGGATCAGCTGTCGGAGCAGCTGTCGGAGCAGCTGTCGGGGTCAGCTGTCGGAGCAGCTGTCGGGGTCAGCTGTCGGGGCCGGCGGCGATATAGACGTCGGCCGGCATGGCGGTGTTGTTCAGGACCCCGATCAGCGCCGGGGCCACATTGACGATCAGGACGTGCCGGCCGCGGCGGCTGAGCTCCGCCGCGCTTTCCGCCACCTCCCACAGCGCGCTCGGCGAGAGGGTCGTGACGTCGACGAGGTCCAGGACGACGGTCGTCACCAGCGGCCGGGTGGCGTCGCGCAACGCCGCCGCGAGCGCGCCGTCGGAGGGGGCGTGGGCCGATGGCCGCACGACGGCGACATGGTTGAGGACGCTCACCCGCACCCGAGCCGCTCGGCCCGCTGGCTCGTCGAGGTCGATCGGGGCGGGGTCGAGGCCGACGATGCGGGAGGTGGCGGTCTCGAGACCGTCGATCCGGAGCCGCTCCGCGCCGAGATCAGCCTGCAACTGGAGCAGGGTGTCAAGACCGGCTGAATCGAACCCGTTGAGCTGACCGACGTCGAGAACGATCCGGTGCGCGCCCGTCGAAGCGAGCGCCCGGACGCGCCCGGCGGCGGCCAGGTCGAGGTACCCGCCGAGCACGATCCGGCTGTCCGGGGGGGTAGTGCCGGGCTCGTCCCCGGGCGTTGACTGCTCGGGGCGGTGCCGGCGTAGCCAACCCACCGCACGCCCGAATGGCGATAAATCCCGGCCACCGTTCGGAGGAGCCACCCTCATCCATTCGGCGGAACGATTGCGCGCCTTTAGGGCAGAAGGGATGAACTTCCGAATCCGCCCTAACCTCGGAGGCTGCGCCGGCGGGACACCAGGCGGCTGCGGCTCGCCCCCACCAGCCCGGCGACGAGCAGCCCGGCGACCCCGATCTCGAGCAGGATCCGGGCGAGCTGCCCGACCGCGAACAGATGGCTCAGGTAGGTACCGAGGATCGAGCCGACCAGACCGACGACAACCGTCGCGATCAGCCCGATCGGCTGCCGTCCCGGAACGAGCAATCTGCCGAGTGCCCCGATCAACAGCCCGACCACGAGCGTGCTGACCAGCTCGGCGAGTGCGGCACCGGCGAGCGGGAGGACGACGAAGATCACGACCAGCACGACGAACAACGCCAAGATCACCTGTCGAGCATAGGCCGGATCCGGTCAGCTGGCATTGCTGCGTAGGGTGCCGCCGTGAGCCGTTCCGTCTCCCCCGAACCGCTCGCCCGGTTGCTGGACCTTCTCGGCCGCCGGGGAGCGCTCGAGGTGTTCCACGCGCTCGAGGCCGGGCCTCTCGCCGAGCGCGCGCTGGTCCGCCGGCTGCCCGGGTTCGCCCCCGGCACGGTCAGCCAGCGGGTGGAGGAGCTGCGCCGGCTCGGTGCGGTCGAGCAGGTACCCGAGAGCGGGCAGCTTCGGCTCTCCCCGCCCGGGCGGCGGCTGCAGGGCCGGCTCGAGGAGCTGGCCGCCTGGGCGGGCGAGTAGGCCCGGCCCGCCTCCCGCAGGACGCGAGTGCCCCCTCCCGCAGGAGGCGAGTGTGCAATTTCCGACACGGGCCGAGCGTGGAGCGACCGGAATTCCGTCGGAAATTGCACACTCGCCGGTGATCAAGGTGCGGCCCGGTCAGCCGACCGCCCCGGTGGGTTTGGACCCACGGTTCGAGGCGCTAGCGGAGGGCGAGCGGCCCGCGGGGCAGCACCCCGTCGCTCGCCCGGCCAGCGACGAGCCGCTCCGCGGCGGGGCTGCCGTAAAGCGTGGTGCGTTGCCGGGCCGGCCGGCCGGCCGCGACGGCGAGCGCCTCGAGTTCGCTGATCGGCTTCGCCGAGCCGTGCTCACTGCCGGCCATCCGGCTGATCGTCTCCTCCATCAGGGTGCCGCCGAGGTCGTTCACACCCCCGCGCAGCACCTCGACGCAGCCGGGTTCCCCGAGCTTCACCCAGGAGCACTGGATGTTGCGGATCCACCCGTGCAGGAGCACCCGGGCCAGTGCGTGCACCGCGCGGTTCTCGTCGAGCGTGGGCCCGGGCCGGGCCACCCCTGCCAGGTAGAGCGGCGCACTGTGGTGGACGAAGGGCAGCGCGACGAACTCGGTGAAGCCACCCGTTTCGGCCTGGATCCGGGCGAGCAACCTCAGGTGCGCCACCCAGTGCGCCGGGTTGTCGACGTGCCCGTACATCATCGTCGACGTGGTCGGGATGCCGAGCCGGTGCGCGGTCGTCACAACCTCCACCCAGGCGGCGGCCGGCAACTTGCCCTTGGTGAGCACCCACCGGACGTCGTCGTCGAGGATCTCGGCCGCCGTGCCGGGCAGCGAGTCGACCCCGGCCTCACGGGCCGCCGTCAGCCACTCGCCGATCGACAGGTTGCTGCGGGTCGCGCCGTTGACGACTTCCATCGGGCTGAAGGCGTGCAGATGCAGCTCGGGCACCCGCCGCTTCACCTCGCGGGCCAGCGCGAAGTACGCGTCGCCGGGCAGGTCCGGGTGGATCCCGCCCTGCATGCAGATCTCCGTCGCGCCGGCCGCCCAGGCCTCCTCGGCCCGGACCCCGACCTGCTCCACGGACAGCGTGTAGGCGTCGGCGTCGCTGCGCCGCTGGGCGAACGCGCAAAACCGGCAGCCGGTGTAGCAGACGTTGGTGAAGTTGATGTTCCGGGTGACCACGTAGGTGACGTCGTCGCCCACCGCGTCCCGGCGCAGGTCGTCGGCGAGGCGCGCGAGCGCGTCGAGCTCGGCGCCCCGGGCGGCGAACAGGGTGACGGCCTCGGCGTCGGAGAGGCCG
This window contains:
- a CDS encoding class I SAM-dependent methyltransferase codes for the protein MLSAERRRLAEAAIGFMPPVEGLALYAAAHRAPAGLLLEVGSYCGKSAVYLGSAAAERGGLLVTVDHHRGSEENQPGWEHHDPSLVDPRVGRMDTLPFLRATLHDAGLEEHVVTVVARSSTLSRLWGTPLAFLFIDGGHSEAEANTDYEQWSGWVMPGGRLAIHDVFPDPADGGQAPFGIYCRALDSGRFVDEEQTGSLRVLRRVSDGVG
- a CDS encoding prenyltransferase — translated: MRPDVPSLPGLLTAAQVADTAATIAAVQEPSGAIPWFTGGHVDPWDHIECAMALTAAGRIEEARRAYAWLHSTQRANGSWPARVRAGVVEDAGGETNQCGYLAVGLWHYRQVTGDEALVRQLWPTLRRAVDYVVDLQGPGGEIGWRRDEAGDPVSDALLTGCSSLHQSLRAAVAVSRLVGEERPDWELAAGLLAHTVAEHPEAFLDKSLFSMDWYYPVLGGVVRGPAGRARIDGRWSEFVYPDLGARCVADRPWVTGAETCELALAVDALGQADRARDLLASMQHLRADDGSYWTGYVVDNDVRWPAEQSTWTAAAVILAVDALSGTTPGSGVFRANDLPEPIRIESDSCGCSRRSADAVGNPAEHP
- a CDS encoding cupin domain-containing protein, whose protein sequence is MPIDSGETRRFEGGSGQVELVETDRGVVGRATFQPGWRWSQHVKPVAGTESCEVAHAGFVISGAMTVRMDDGTTESFGPGDVQIVGPGHDAWVDGDEPCILLDWQGMADYAKG
- a CDS encoding acetyl-CoA C-acetyltransferase, whose amino-acid sequence is MADAFIVSAVRSPVGRKGGGLAEVHPADLGAHVLKAAVDRAGVDPGAVEDVIFGCVDQAGAQFGNIARTAWLSAGFPEEVPGTTIDRQCGSSQQAVHFAAQAVMSGVQDLVVAGGVEVMSLVPLASPGILGAQNGLGLPFDGVGWRDRYGTQEISQFRGAELIAERWDISRARMEELALASHQRALAAWDAGVFEAEVAPIAGVVRDEGPRPDTSLEKMAALRTITDGGRLTAAVSSQISDGAAALVVASEAAVRRHGLTPLARVHTMTVVGADPVFMLTAPIPATQLALKKAGLGVDEIGRYEINEAFAPVVLAWLEETGASWEATNVNGGAIALGHPLGATGARLMTTLVHEMRRCGIRYGLQTMCEGGGMANTTILELS
- a CDS encoding glycosyltransferase family 4 protein, producing MYLRYLSRELVRLGHRVEVFSGQPYPILDPGVTLTPVPSLDLYREPDPFRVPHPREFRDLIDVLEVATMWTAGFPEPLTFSLRAARELVRRAGDFDVVHDNQCLGYGLLRIRRRGLPVVATIHHPITVDRRHELAVATRLKRITTRRWYGFVRMQRRVARRIDHVITVSENSRRDLARDFGIDEQRMRIVPVGVDTDVFTPAAAGERVPGRVVAMASADVPLKGTASLLEALAKLRTERDVRLTLVGHPRRGGRTERLVAELGLTDAVDFVSGLSDTELACLLASAEVAVVPSLYEGFSLPAIEMLACGTALVATAAGALPEVVGDCARLVPPADPEALAAAIGDLLDDPAARARLGTAGRDRVHELYSWRSIALATAECYAAAIASAAARHEGRGARNAEAALDGAC
- a CDS encoding class I SAM-dependent methyltransferase, with protein sequence MLTVDFNRLPLRAGENVLDLGSGNGRHAFAALRHGADVVACDHDPAGLAEVATMFAAMRLAGEVPPEARATTVCADARRLPFATASFDRIIAAEVLEHIHDDEVAMRELFRVLREGGLVAVTVPRWFPERVCWALSEQYHRVEGGHVRIYTRRTLRRRLTATGLVGYARHHAHALHSPYWWVKCAVGVDRDHALARLYHRLLVWDIVRRPWITRTTERALNPILGKSLVVYLRKPEGAGRAA
- a CDS encoding transcriptional regulator; this translates as MSRSVSPEPLARLLDLLGRRGALEVFHALEAGPLAERALVRRLPGFAPGTVSQRVEELRRLGAVEQVPESGQLRLSPPGRRLQGRLEELAAWAGE